In Paenibacillus sp. 1781tsa1, one DNA window encodes the following:
- a CDS encoding copper resistance CopC/CopD family protein, whose product MILTSFTLKWGKRHWALVTSLLLVCCLVMPQWASAHAYIVKASPGENEILVTAPERLTLEFNESLQTAFYDIKITGPDGTQADDETVQIDANRPHILETGLRAELGNGTYAVNWKAVSADGHPIQGAYVFHIGEPSGSPAGLSDLTSGSGSTGGPLKWIVSLTDWIQYLGLSVILGTLAFLLLRIAPTSMTREPMDVLGSYRLLWISYAAASFAALVSLPLNTLYESGVALNELSWGLIGSALKLTSFGQIWMLQMLIIMLLAVTILSGYDRDRSIRARIWSSYGSLVLVLGWLFTHAMTGHPAAADQRALAIAMDFVHLIGAAFWIGALTAMAICLPPLADKLPSKVRGEVYWTAIRRFTAWGIGAVAALVATGIYSSLIILPAPVLTSLFTTAYGLVLIGKIVLLIVMVLLAWRHARLARAATGSRLSGSLKAELATGAVILALAAVLTHLSPGQPTAVGPYQETKTTDDGSAITLQVSPNVTGENQFKVDVKRADGSIVNDLEQITLSLTHLDMDMGIYEITIPKNDTGVYKAEDYISMPGRWNIKVHLLTKSLDALDAEFEIDTAKP is encoded by the coding sequence TTGATTTTGACAAGCTTTACCCTGAAATGGGGCAAACGGCACTGGGCATTGGTCACCAGCCTGTTGCTTGTGTGCTGCCTTGTTATGCCACAGTGGGCATCTGCCCATGCTTATATTGTTAAGGCTTCGCCAGGAGAGAACGAGATACTCGTAACCGCTCCGGAGCGGTTGACGCTGGAGTTCAACGAATCCCTGCAGACGGCCTTTTATGATATTAAAATTACCGGGCCTGACGGTACTCAGGCAGATGACGAAACGGTACAGATCGATGCGAATCGACCTCATATTCTGGAGACTGGCCTGCGGGCTGAACTCGGGAACGGGACTTATGCCGTCAACTGGAAAGCTGTGTCTGCCGATGGACACCCGATTCAAGGCGCATATGTTTTCCATATCGGTGAACCATCCGGTTCTCCTGCCGGACTAAGTGATCTTACATCTGGTTCCGGTTCAACAGGTGGGCCGCTGAAATGGATCGTATCCCTGACAGACTGGATTCAGTATCTCGGATTGTCTGTCATCCTGGGGACACTTGCATTCTTGCTGCTGCGAATCGCACCGACATCCATGACAAGAGAGCCTATGGATGTTCTGGGTAGCTACAGATTGTTATGGATCAGCTATGCTGCCGCTTCCTTTGCCGCTCTGGTCAGCCTGCCACTAAATACGTTATATGAATCTGGTGTGGCTCTGAACGAACTAAGTTGGGGACTGATTGGGAGTGCACTCAAACTGACATCTTTTGGTCAGATCTGGATGTTACAGATGCTCATTATAATGCTATTGGCCGTCACGATTCTCTCCGGATATGATCGCGATCGATCCATCCGTGCTCGCATCTGGTCTTCTTACGGGTCACTCGTGCTCGTGCTTGGATGGCTGTTCACTCATGCCATGACAGGACATCCGGCTGCGGCGGATCAACGTGCTCTCGCGATTGCCATGGACTTCGTGCACCTGATCGGTGCCGCTTTCTGGATTGGTGCATTGACTGCCATGGCGATATGTCTGCCCCCACTCGCCGACAAGCTGCCTTCGAAGGTGCGAGGAGAAGTCTACTGGACTGCCATACGTAGATTCACCGCTTGGGGGATTGGCGCCGTAGCCGCTCTGGTCGCTACAGGAATATACAGCAGTCTGATTATTCTACCAGCACCTGTACTGACTTCCTTGTTCACTACAGCCTATGGCCTTGTCCTGATCGGCAAGATCGTCTTGCTGATTGTGATGGTTCTCTTAGCATGGCGTCATGCGCGACTCGCTAGAGCAGCAACGGGGAGCAGATTGTCTGGCAGCCTGAAAGCCGAGCTTGCTACTGGTGCTGTGATTCTTGCTCTTGCTGCCGTGCTGACACATCTGTCTCCAGGACAACCGACGGCAGTTGGACCGTATCAGGAGACAAAGACTACAGATGATGGCTCGGCGATCACACTTCAGGTGAGTCCCAATGTGACGGGAGAGAACCAATTTAAAGTTGATGTCAAACGTGCAGATGGCAGTATCGTTAATGATTTGGAACAGATCACGCTGTCACTCACACATCTGGACATGGATATGGGGATCTATGAGATCACCATTCCGAAAAACGACACCGGTGTGTACAAGGCTGAAGATTACATCTCCATGCCTGGACGTTGGAATATCAAGGTACACCTGTTAACCAAATCGCTGGATGCACTGGATGCCGAATTCGAGATCGACACCGCCAAGCCATAA
- a CDS encoding DUF5317 domain-containing protein: MVYDGILLGLIVGFFRGGLRHGLHQFAALKLRSGWIFPVLLLIQFFIFYLQERFEWVASINGYLFAAVYITGLAFLWLNRHHTGFMLIWIGVFLNFAVMAANGGRMPVSVEASAVLGPYYVDMLREGGAVSKHFMMDASTNLPFLGDIIPLSSPYPRTQVISIGDVVMNVGIFLFIQYMMVNREKKAVQPAKTYQA; encoded by the coding sequence ATGGTATATGACGGTATTTTACTCGGCTTGATTGTTGGATTCTTTCGAGGCGGGCTGCGACATGGGCTCCATCAGTTTGCAGCACTCAAGTTGCGAAGTGGCTGGATTTTCCCTGTACTGCTGCTAATCCAGTTCTTTATTTTCTATCTGCAGGAACGATTCGAATGGGTGGCATCTATTAATGGTTATCTCTTTGCTGCCGTCTACATTACAGGACTCGCATTTTTGTGGCTCAATAGGCACCACACCGGTTTTATGCTCATCTGGATTGGTGTGTTTCTCAATTTTGCCGTGATGGCTGCCAACGGTGGTCGCATGCCAGTTTCTGTGGAAGCCTCTGCTGTATTGGGACCCTATTATGTAGACATGCTCCGGGAAGGCGGAGCAGTATCAAAGCATTTTATGATGGATGCATCTACAAATCTGCCTTTTCTCGGTGATATCATCCCACTCTCCAGCCCTTATCCACGAACTCAAGTTATCAGCATCGGTGATGTGGTCATGAACGTTGGCATATTCCTTTTTATCCAGTACATGATGGTGAACCGGGAAAAAAAGGCTGTGCAACCTGCTAAAACTTATCAGGCTTAA
- a CDS encoding ABC transporter permease has translation MNRVKETLRGLVQPLLAVFIGLIAGAVAILIVGGNVVDTYAEMWKGAFGNFYFFTNTLARSTPIILAGLGVALAFRAGFFNMGAEGQMILGGLSAALTALYLPGPGWFVCIAAIVAGIIAGGLWSLFAGWLDARFGMNLLITTLLLNYIAIYFGGYMVSYPFKDRTGSAAMAQTPMIDQSIWLPKLFQGMGLHAGFIIAIVAAILIYWFTHKTVTGYEIRMLGSNPSFATYGGVRRIRMMMLSMVISGGLAGLAGAGEVLGTQYRFLDGSLSSASYAWSGIMATLLARSHPLGTAVAAILLAALQTGAMGMERNTDVPLEVGSVIQAVLTLFVSAQIGYSFLKRRKEKKSNATTV, from the coding sequence ATGAATCGGGTAAAAGAAACACTTCGCGGACTCGTACAGCCGCTGCTTGCCGTATTCATCGGTCTGATTGCAGGGGCTGTGGCGATTCTGATTGTTGGCGGTAATGTGGTGGATACGTATGCGGAGATGTGGAAAGGGGCCTTCGGCAACTTCTACTTCTTCACCAATACGTTGGCTCGTTCCACACCGATCATCTTGGCGGGACTTGGCGTAGCCTTGGCATTCCGTGCCGGATTTTTCAATATGGGAGCCGAAGGCCAGATGATTCTTGGCGGACTCAGTGCCGCGCTCACGGCGCTTTATCTGCCAGGTCCGGGCTGGTTCGTGTGTATTGCTGCGATTGTAGCAGGTATTATTGCCGGGGGACTCTGGTCTCTGTTTGCAGGTTGGCTGGATGCTCGTTTCGGCATGAATCTATTGATCACAACCTTACTACTTAACTATATTGCCATTTATTTTGGCGGATACATGGTCTCCTACCCATTCAAGGATCGGACTGGATCAGCAGCGATGGCTCAGACACCCATGATTGATCAGAGTATCTGGTTGCCGAAATTGTTCCAAGGCATGGGACTGCATGCCGGCTTCATCATTGCTATTGTCGCAGCTATTCTGATCTACTGGTTCACTCACAAAACGGTGACGGGTTACGAGATCCGCATGCTCGGCAGCAACCCGTCCTTTGCAACCTACGGCGGTGTTCGCCGCATTCGCATGATGATGCTGTCCATGGTCATTAGTGGTGGGCTTGCTGGACTGGCAGGTGCGGGGGAAGTGCTCGGTACACAGTACCGTTTCCTTGATGGCTCGTTGTCATCGGCAAGTTATGCATGGAGCGGCATTATGGCCACGCTGCTTGCCCGTTCGCATCCACTTGGTACAGCTGTGGCAGCCATTTTGCTCGCTGCGTTACAGACAGGTGCCATGGGGATGGAGCGGAATACGGATGTGCCGCTGGAAGTCGGCAGTGTCATCCAGGCTGTATTGACGTTATTTGTATCAGCTCAGATCGGTTATTCATTCCTGAAGCGGAGAAAGGAGAAAAAGTCCAATGCAACAACTGTTTGA
- a CDS encoding diguanylate cyclase gives MNFIRNLIHKADRSSLYVILLSCTGIGVFLYMNKWSYLHLTTADWVMVYTMLGAALILDYFTFQIPPKGNQQSMDSSVYLACIFMFGGAFSLSVLLPVSIILLVKERKLTWWKHIVNFSIYSLMITGAAAVFEWTGGQSGTLDGYNLLPYFAALAAYFIINTITLGLFFHFSTKDALQQMKRAFVTESLLVYLCTLILALVLTILVVHNGVLGLLLYLSLSILLSHAFKQLFVMYQTIEEKANTDQRTGLFNHSYFESMLENELTTARTQGTPLCLGLIDIDDFKKYNDRFGHLQGDSLLALLGDFLMRKTEGTPVTAFRYGGEEFTLLMPGMELDESYKFMNKLRKQLNDTPFEGVEVFPHGCLSFSGGVAPYQVDMYNKSQLVDQADKALYYAKKQGKNNVHRHGSNDGMEHEIDLVQDVRDIEQQLNLFRYKDMDTFKHSKRVYKYALDISELLALDNAEKRRFVLGALIHDIGKLEIPWSILNKKDKLTAEEWETIKGHVTWGKKMVITNDRFADLIPYIELHHERYDGKGYPYGLKGNEIPRLCRMLTVIDSFDAMTTERPYQETKNVEEAIRELRACSGSQFDPELAELFIRYIEKRTAQQQLL, from the coding sequence ATGAACTTTATTCGTAACCTTATCCATAAGGCAGATCGAAGCAGTCTGTATGTTATTTTGCTTAGCTGTACCGGGATCGGTGTTTTTCTGTACATGAACAAGTGGTCTTACCTTCATCTAACCACGGCGGATTGGGTCATGGTCTACACCATGCTGGGCGCGGCGTTAATCCTGGATTATTTCACATTCCAGATTCCACCCAAAGGCAATCAGCAATCCATGGATTCATCGGTATACCTTGCCTGCATATTCATGTTTGGCGGAGCTTTCAGTTTATCTGTACTGCTCCCTGTCTCCATCATCCTGTTAGTCAAAGAGCGAAAGCTCACCTGGTGGAAACACATTGTCAATTTCAGCATCTACAGTCTCATGATTACGGGAGCAGCTGCTGTGTTTGAGTGGACTGGCGGGCAATCGGGAACGCTGGACGGCTATAATCTGCTTCCTTATTTTGCAGCGCTTGCAGCCTACTTCATCATCAACACGATCACACTTGGCCTATTCTTTCATTTCTCAACGAAGGATGCATTACAGCAGATGAAGCGGGCATTCGTTACCGAATCCCTGCTGGTTTATTTATGTACGCTGATTCTGGCGCTTGTCCTGACGATCTTGGTCGTGCACAATGGCGTGCTCGGTCTGTTGTTGTATCTGAGTCTCAGTATTCTGCTCTCTCATGCATTCAAGCAGTTGTTTGTCATGTATCAGACCATTGAGGAGAAAGCTAACACGGATCAACGCACAGGTCTGTTCAACCATAGTTATTTTGAAAGTATGTTGGAAAATGAGCTGACTACCGCTCGTACGCAGGGAACACCGCTCTGTCTTGGACTGATTGATATCGATGATTTCAAAAAGTATAACGATCGGTTTGGCCACCTCCAAGGCGACAGTCTGCTGGCCCTGCTGGGGGATTTTCTGATGCGAAAGACGGAAGGTACACCTGTTACGGCCTTTCGTTATGGAGGGGAAGAGTTCACGCTGCTCATGCCAGGAATGGAATTGGACGAATCCTACAAGTTTATGAATAAGCTGCGCAAACAACTTAATGACACGCCGTTTGAAGGCGTTGAAGTGTTTCCACACGGTTGTCTCTCCTTCTCGGGTGGCGTCGCCCCCTATCAGGTGGATATGTATAACAAATCCCAACTCGTAGATCAGGCGGATAAAGCACTGTATTATGCGAAGAAACAGGGCAAAAACAACGTACACCGCCACGGAAGCAACGATGGTATGGAACACGAGATTGATCTGGTACAGGACGTTCGTGACATCGAGCAACAGCTCAATCTGTTCAGATACAAGGATATGGATACGTTTAAACATTCCAAACGGGTCTACAAATACGCACTGGATATCAGTGAATTGCTCGCTCTGGACAATGCGGAGAAACGCCGTTTCGTGCTGGGAGCACTGATTCATGACATCGGCAAACTGGAGATTCCCTGGTCGATTCTGAACAAGAAGGACAAGCTCACCGCAGAAGAATGGGAAACGATCAAGGGACATGTCACCTGGGGCAAAAAAATGGTCATCACGAACGATCGCTTCGCCGATCTGATTCCGTATATTGAACTTCACCACGAGCGCTATGATGGCAAGGGCTATCCTTACGGCCTAAAGGGTAACGAGATTCCCCGGCTGTGCCGGATGCTGACCGTGATTGACTCCTTTGATGCCATGACGACAGAGCGGCCGTATCAGGAGACCAAGAACGTCGAGGAAGCTATTCGGGAGCTGCGCGCATGTTCGGGTTCACAGTTCGATCCAGAGCTTGCCGAGTTATTCATTCGATATATTGAGAAAAGAACCGCTCAGCAACAGTTGCTGTAA
- a CDS encoding ABC transporter ATP-binding protein has translation MLLEMEHITKKYGGFTANRDIRFNLREGEIHALVGENGAGKTTLMRMLYGMEQPTTGTIKVRGREVSFATPSHAMASGIGMVHQHFMLFPSFTVAENIVIGREPAKAGAFDRKKAAAQVNELGRQYGMPVDPWKKVSECPLGMQQRVEILKVLHQGADIIILDEPSAVLTPLEVKELLANMKSLAKLGKTFVLITHKLQEVMDVADRITVLRDGQVTGTLEAKDTHVEELSRLMVGRELVRMDKQPSVPAEAVLQVEGVNLSGAKDRSALKEIHMEVRKGEVVGIAGISGNGQSELIQVIAGLRKADSGRVLLSGQDTTNWPVRRIREHGLAHIPEDRYMWGAAKDASVRENGLMGHHHRLQSRGIIKAKAAKTMVESWIKQFSIKTGSAETKAQFLSGGNLQKLIAAREFAQDTPFLIAAEPTRGVDIGAMETIHAELLRKRSEGAGILLISSELSEILQLSDRIIVMYEGEIAGELRAEEATEEQISLLMAGGKERI, from the coding sequence ATGCTGTTGGAGATGGAGCACATTACGAAGAAATACGGCGGCTTCACCGCTAACCGTGACATCCGTTTTAATTTGCGTGAGGGAGAGATTCATGCCCTTGTGGGTGAGAACGGGGCCGGTAAAACAACCTTGATGCGTATGCTGTACGGTATGGAACAGCCTACGACAGGAACAATCAAAGTCCGTGGACGCGAAGTGAGCTTCGCTACGCCGTCCCATGCGATGGCAAGTGGCATCGGCATGGTGCACCAGCATTTCATGCTGTTCCCTTCCTTTACGGTGGCGGAGAACATCGTGATTGGGCGCGAACCGGCGAAGGCAGGTGCATTTGACCGTAAAAAAGCAGCGGCCCAGGTGAATGAGCTTGGCAGACAATATGGCATGCCGGTTGACCCGTGGAAAAAAGTGTCCGAGTGCCCGCTTGGCATGCAGCAGCGTGTTGAAATTCTCAAGGTGCTGCATCAGGGCGCAGACATCATTATATTGGATGAACCTTCGGCGGTACTGACACCGCTGGAAGTGAAGGAACTGCTGGCGAACATGAAATCACTCGCCAAGCTGGGCAAAACCTTTGTACTAATCACGCACAAGCTGCAAGAAGTCATGGATGTAGCTGACCGAATCACGGTGCTTCGGGATGGTCAGGTGACAGGTACGCTGGAAGCTAAGGATACACATGTGGAGGAATTGTCCCGACTGATGGTTGGTCGTGAACTTGTGCGTATGGACAAGCAGCCATCGGTTCCTGCCGAAGCAGTGCTTCAGGTGGAAGGGGTCAATCTGTCCGGAGCGAAGGATCGTTCGGCGCTCAAGGAGATCCATATGGAGGTTCGTAAAGGTGAGGTCGTTGGCATAGCAGGCATCTCAGGTAACGGCCAGTCTGAATTGATTCAAGTGATTGCGGGTCTGCGTAAGGCGGACAGTGGTCGTGTTTTGCTCTCCGGGCAGGATACAACCAATTGGCCTGTACGGCGCATTCGGGAGCATGGACTTGCTCATATCCCGGAAGATCGTTATATGTGGGGAGCGGCTAAGGATGCGAGTGTTCGCGAGAACGGGCTGATGGGACATCATCATCGCTTGCAGTCACGGGGCATTATCAAAGCTAAAGCAGCAAAAACGATGGTAGAGAGCTGGATCAAACAGTTCAGCATCAAGACGGGTTCTGCGGAGACCAAGGCACAGTTTCTGTCCGGGGGTAATTTGCAGAAGCTGATTGCCGCTCGTGAATTCGCACAGGATACACCGTTTCTGATTGCAGCCGAACCGACTCGTGGTGTGGATATCGGAGCAATGGAGACGATTCATGCCGAATTGCTACGCAAACGTAGTGAAGGTGCGGGTATTCTGCTCATTTCATCGGAGTTGTCGGAGATTTTGCAATTATCTGATCGGATTATTGTCATGTATGAAGGTGAAATTGCCGGAGAACTGAGAGCAGAAGAAGCAACTGAGGAACAGATCAGCTTGTTAATGGCAGGAGGGAAAGAGCGGATATGA
- a CDS encoding sensor histidine kinase — protein sequence MSYKQIKWMILLIPTFTVGIWEYIRHQFLMPYLSMDAGNWLTPVIVYLVSVTLLSRLFYMLEGARAALEQERAAKAALEARDQLARELHDGISQSLFLLSVKTDKAGRSLAGSGHEHEIHEIQKTVHEVNTYVRQAIAQLRYVPSSTVSTETISLHAQVEMLVKETVPGAKIHWDLRGVAFSAKEQVELLACIREGLLNVRKHAQATHVQVHAEGNPIAWFIYIQDNGNGLSGDPLHLKDRYGLRITKERAAEMGWSFTLDSRPGHTRMTIGKEHA from the coding sequence ATGTCCTATAAACAAATCAAATGGATGATTCTGCTGATCCCCACATTCACGGTAGGCATCTGGGAATATATTCGCCATCAGTTTCTGATGCCGTACCTTTCGATGGATGCTGGAAACTGGCTAACGCCGGTCATCGTGTATCTCGTCAGTGTGACACTGCTCAGCCGATTGTTCTACATGCTCGAAGGTGCCAGGGCTGCTCTGGAGCAGGAACGCGCAGCGAAAGCAGCCCTGGAAGCTCGTGACCAATTGGCCCGGGAACTTCACGATGGCATATCTCAGTCTCTTTTCCTGCTGTCCGTGAAGACCGATAAAGCAGGTCGTAGTCTGGCAGGGAGCGGACATGAGCATGAGATCCATGAGATTCAAAAAACCGTGCATGAAGTCAATACATATGTAAGGCAAGCGATTGCCCAGTTGCGTTATGTTCCTTCCTCTACCGTATCAACAGAAACTATTTCACTGCATGCGCAGGTCGAAATGCTCGTGAAGGAAACCGTACCTGGTGCAAAGATTCATTGGGACCTGAGAGGTGTAGCGTTCTCTGCCAAGGAGCAAGTTGAACTGCTCGCCTGTATCCGGGAGGGTTTACTGAATGTACGCAAACATGCACAGGCTACCCACGTTCAGGTTCACGCGGAAGGTAACCCCATTGCCTGGTTCATTTATATTCAGGATAATGGGAACGGACTAAGTGGAGATCCTCTTCATCTGAAGGATCGGTACGGACTCCGAATTACGAAGGAACGTGCTGCCGAGATGGGTTGGTCTTTCACCCTCGATTCCAGACCGGGGCATACACGAATGACGATAGGAAAGGAGCATGCTTAA
- a CDS encoding response regulator transcription factor, with amino-acid sequence MEHVRVLVVDDHAHAREAICSILSEDSLFEVIGTASNGQEALELTGQWMPDLILMDVQMPEMDGLEATRQIKLRFPYVIVVMVTVSDDVTFLFEALKQGAQGYLLKNLTPSTWLEYLRAIVSDDAPLSKELAYRILQEFPAPRSEDVQDNPLTARELEILQWVSAGYTNREIADQLGISDQTVKNHLKNILQKLQLENRVQLTRYALESGLAGRKLRK; translated from the coding sequence ATGGAACATGTACGTGTATTGGTTGTTGATGATCATGCGCATGCGCGTGAAGCGATCTGTAGCATTTTATCCGAGGACAGCCTGTTTGAAGTGATTGGCACAGCTTCGAATGGACAGGAAGCGTTAGAGCTCACCGGACAATGGATGCCTGACCTGATCCTGATGGACGTGCAGATGCCGGAGATGGATGGGTTGGAAGCCACCCGTCAGATCAAGCTGCGATTCCCTTATGTTATTGTTGTTATGGTCACGGTATCGGATGATGTGACCTTCCTGTTCGAAGCACTGAAACAAGGTGCTCAAGGCTATTTGCTCAAAAATCTAACGCCTTCTACCTGGCTTGAATACCTGCGCGCCATCGTCAGCGACGATGCACCGCTCAGCAAGGAACTGGCCTACCGGATTTTGCAGGAATTTCCCGCACCACGCAGTGAAGATGTGCAAGATAATCCACTTACGGCGCGGGAGCTTGAGATTCTGCAATGGGTATCCGCAGGATATACCAATCGGGAGATCGCCGATCAACTCGGTATTTCAGACCAAACGGTGAAGAATCATCTTAAAAACATTTTGCAGAAGCTCCAGCTTGAAAACCGGGTACAACTCACCCGCTACGCGCTAGAGAGCGGGCTTGCGGGACGTAAGCTTCGGAAATAG
- a CDS encoding sulfite oxidase-like oxidoreductase codes for MHNKAERLKKGKTPAPKTGNDHGDRLPPGQMLTEKFPILHEGEVPEYDLSTWDLKVFGEVEEEKVFSLAELQAMPQVNTVSDIHCVTRWSKFDTPWEGIRFSDFVKLLGVKPEAKYVMIHADHDYETNVPLEELMHDDVLLAFKYNGEPLTPKHGFPLRMVVPQLYFWKSAKWIRGLEFMTEDRNGFWEVNGFHHFADPFKEQRFSGEDLPIPEDEWTKKEFD; via the coding sequence ATGCATAACAAGGCTGAACGTTTGAAAAAAGGAAAAACTCCGGCACCCAAAACAGGTAACGATCACGGAGATCGGCTGCCGCCAGGACAGATGCTGACGGAGAAATTCCCGATTCTGCATGAAGGGGAAGTGCCGGAATATGACCTGTCCACCTGGGACTTGAAGGTATTCGGCGAAGTGGAGGAAGAGAAGGTGTTCTCCCTGGCTGAGTTGCAGGCGATGCCTCAGGTGAACACGGTGAGTGATATTCACTGTGTTACCCGTTGGTCGAAATTCGATACGCCGTGGGAAGGTATACGCTTTTCCGATTTTGTGAAACTTCTGGGGGTTAAGCCAGAGGCAAAATACGTCATGATCCATGCCGATCATGATTATGAAACAAATGTACCGCTCGAAGAATTGATGCATGATGACGTATTGCTTGCATTCAAATATAACGGTGAGCCACTTACTCCCAAGCATGGTTTTCCCCTGCGTATGGTTGTGCCACAACTTTACTTCTGGAAGAGTGCCAAGTGGATACGTGGTCTGGAGTTTATGACCGAAGACCGTAACGGCTTCTGGGAAGTGAATGGGTTCCACCATTTTGCCGATCCGTTCAAGGAACAACGCTTCTCGGGTGAAGATCTGCCGATTCCGGAAGACGAGTGGACGAAGAAGGAGTTTGATTGA
- a CDS encoding BMP family protein: protein MKRGLSFVLSIIMLAILLAACGNSASKDEQSAQGSDSEKSLRMALVLPEKIGVNPFFVQMDEGFKKAGEEFKVDTKTIESTDPAAFEQNLRAAVAENYDLIITATFQAEDALKKVAAENPDKSFAIVDTTVDLPNVRSVGFREYEGAYLLGAAAGLSTKTDKVGMIAAMDVPLIKKYTEGFKAGLESVNPDAEFLVNYVGGFNDPAKAKELALVQFGKGADFIAGASAVGDLGVFEAAKEKGFYTSGQDTDRTVEDPEHIVLSQLKSTDTVAYETVKDFVEGNFKAGAVNYGLKEDGVGLTYVTRDSESPLNAFVGQEVIDKVKAIKDDIVSGKIVVKDPLQQ from the coding sequence ATGAAAAGAGGTTTATCGTTCGTCTTATCAATCATCATGTTGGCTATTTTGTTGGCAGCTTGTGGGAATTCGGCTTCCAAAGACGAACAATCCGCCCAAGGCAGTGATTCGGAGAAATCTCTTCGGATGGCCCTCGTACTTCCCGAAAAAATAGGGGTTAACCCTTTCTTTGTACAGATGGATGAAGGCTTCAAAAAAGCAGGCGAAGAATTCAAAGTAGACACCAAGACGATTGAATCGACAGACCCGGCAGCATTTGAACAAAATCTGCGTGCTGCGGTTGCCGAGAATTATGATCTGATTATTACAGCAACTTTCCAGGCAGAAGATGCATTGAAGAAAGTCGCTGCAGAAAATCCGGACAAGTCCTTTGCGATTGTAGATACAACCGTGGATCTGCCTAACGTACGTAGCGTTGGTTTCCGTGAATATGAAGGGGCGTACCTGCTCGGTGCAGCTGCTGGATTGTCCACCAAAACAGACAAAGTCGGCATGATCGCAGCAATGGACGTACCATTGATCAAGAAATATACAGAAGGTTTCAAAGCGGGATTGGAATCCGTGAATCCGGATGCAGAATTCCTCGTGAACTATGTAGGTGGATTTAATGACCCGGCCAAAGCAAAAGAATTGGCACTCGTACAATTCGGCAAAGGCGCTGACTTCATCGCTGGCGCATCCGCTGTAGGTGATCTTGGTGTGTTCGAAGCAGCAAAAGAAAAAGGCTTCTACACTTCAGGTCAGGATACGGACCGTACCGTTGAAGATCCGGAACATATCGTATTGTCTCAATTGAAATCAACCGATACGGTTGCTTATGAGACTGTAAAAGATTTTGTGGAAGGTAATTTCAAAGCAGGTGCAGTGAACTACGGCTTGAAAGAAGACGGTGTAGGCCTGACTTACGTTACACGTGATAGCGAATCCCCGCTGAATGCTTTTGTTGGACAAGAAGTGATCGACAAAGTGAAAGCAATCAAGGATGATATCGTATCCGGTAAAATCGTAGTCAAAGATCCATTGCAACAATAG
- a CDS encoding ABC transporter permease yields the protein MQQLFDAAMFGSTLRIMTPILLAALGGALCSRVGLFNVGLEGLVLIGAFSAIVGNYLFGNVLLAVLFSIIIVMLFSALFAFISINLKANAIVVGISLNFLAAGVTTFALRAIFDVKGAYYDKDMVGLPKWDIPLIKDIPWVGDVLSGHSPLVYLGIVLVIGLQFYLFKSVSGFRLRSVGENPIAAQSIGIKVRGIQYGAVLMCGVLCALAGAQLSLGQVTMFTEGMTAGRGFIALVATMLGQANPLGVMGSSVLFGFMEALSIRLQGFSLPTHFTLMLPYIVTLVAMFFFKDRTYAQDALKAGGSSR from the coding sequence ATGCAACAACTGTTTGATGCAGCCATGTTTGGCTCAACCTTGCGGATTATGACTCCAATCCTGCTTGCAGCGCTCGGTGGGGCTTTATGTTCCCGTGTCGGTCTGTTCAACGTGGGTCTCGAGGGACTGGTTTTGATCGGTGCGTTCTCCGCCATTGTCGGTAATTATCTGTTTGGCAATGTGCTGTTGGCTGTACTCTTTTCCATTATTATTGTGATGTTATTCTCGGCGCTCTTTGCCTTTATAAGCATTAATCTCAAGGCTAACGCCATCGTGGTCGGGATCTCGCTGAATTTTCTGGCTGCGGGGGTGACGACCTTTGCACTGCGTGCGATTTTTGATGTAAAAGGTGCATACTACGACAAAGACATGGTGGGACTTCCCAAGTGGGATATTCCGCTAATCAAGGACATCCCGTGGGTGGGCGATGTATTATCGGGACATAGTCCATTGGTCTACCTCGGTATTGTGCTCGTGATTGGACTGCAATTCTATCTGTTCAAAAGTGTATCCGGATTCCGCCTGCGCTCCGTCGGGGAGAACCCGATTGCAGCACAGAGCATTGGGATTAAGGTGCGGGGCATCCAGTATGGTGCCGTTCTGATGTGCGGCGTATTGTGTGCTCTGGCTGGCGCGCAGTTGTCGCTTGGTCAGGTGACGATGTTTACCGAAGGTATGACTGCTGGTCGTGGCTTTATCGCGCTGGTGGCAACGATGCTGGGGCAAGCGAATCCGCTTGGCGTCATGGGCTCCAGTGTTCTGTTTGGCTTCATGGAAGCATTGAGTATTCGTCTGCAAGGATTCTCCCTGCCAACGCATTTCACGTTGATGCTGCCGTATATTGTGACGCTGGTCGCGATGTTCTTTTTCAAAGACCGTACCTATGCACAGGACGCACTGAAAGCGGGCGGAAGCTCGCGTTAA